In Candidatus Defluviilinea proxima, a single genomic region encodes these proteins:
- a CDS encoding D-alanine--D-alanine ligase, with amino-acid sequence MENKLHVAVLFGGRSGEHEVSLMSARSVLSVLDPARYDVTQIGITREGKWLTGEDVLGEFERGEIDGLEYFDIQPDASRNADQNNIDVYFPVLHGTFGEDGTIQGLFELADVAYVGAGVLGSSVGMDKGVFKDVMIANDIPVVDTLVVTRSEIEKSMLAIIEKAEALSGYPLFTKPANLGSSVGVTKCNNRSDLQEGLMEAASFDRRVLIQKGIKNAREVEVSVLGNEDPKASVPGEILPSREFYSYESKYIDGTSGLVIPAELPEETKELLREYAVRAYKAIDCAGMARVDFFVENDTNKIHLNELNTIPGFTKISMYPKLWEASGLPYNKLVDRLIELAMERKAERDHTSHTFRSRA; translated from the coding sequence ATGGAAAACAAACTTCACGTGGCAGTACTCTTCGGTGGACGTTCCGGCGAACATGAGGTCTCGCTCATGTCGGCGCGTTCCGTGCTGTCTGTGCTCGACCCTGCCCGGTATGATGTGACCCAGATCGGCATCACGCGTGAAGGTAAGTGGCTGACCGGCGAGGATGTGCTCGGTGAATTTGAGCGTGGCGAAATTGACGGCCTTGAATATTTCGATATTCAACCCGATGCCTCGCGAAATGCAGATCAAAACAATATCGATGTGTATTTCCCTGTTCTGCATGGAACCTTCGGTGAAGATGGAACCATACAGGGATTGTTCGAACTGGCAGATGTTGCCTACGTAGGTGCGGGTGTACTCGGTTCATCCGTTGGCATGGACAAAGGCGTGTTCAAAGATGTGATGATCGCCAACGACATTCCTGTTGTGGATACGTTAGTGGTGACGCGTTCTGAGATCGAAAAGAGCATGCTCGCTATCATTGAAAAAGCTGAAGCGCTTAGCGGGTATCCGCTCTTTACCAAGCCTGCCAACCTTGGTTCATCGGTTGGTGTGACCAAGTGCAACAACCGCTCCGATTTGCAGGAAGGTTTAATGGAGGCCGCTTCCTTCGATCGCCGTGTCCTGATCCAAAAAGGGATAAAGAATGCGCGCGAGGTTGAAGTGAGTGTGTTGGGCAATGAAGACCCGAAAGCCTCGGTCCCCGGTGAAATATTACCGAGCCGCGAATTTTATTCGTACGAATCGAAATACATTGACGGCACATCCGGTCTCGTCATCCCTGCCGAACTGCCGGAAGAAACAAAAGAACTGCTCCGTGAGTATGCAGTCCGTGCATATAAGGCTATTGATTGTGCAGGCATGGCGCGCGTGGACTTTTTCGTCGAGAACGATACGAACAAGATCCATTTGAATGAATTGAATACCATCCCTGGCTTTACCAAGATCAGTATGTATCCCAAACTTTGGGAAGCCAGTGGCCTGCCCTACAACAAACTGGTTGATCGATTGATCGAATTGGCAATGGAACGCAAAGCAGAACGCGACCACACTTCACACACTTTTCGGAGCCGTGCATGA
- the murC gene encoding UDP-N-acetylmuramate--L-alanine ligase, which produces MTHVHFIGIGGSGLSAIARLLLESGYDVSGSDRAMTPFADEVRKAGARVYIGHHPRNIADAEWVVRSSAIPDDNPEVLAAQSAGIPVYKRADFLGQLMEDKTGIAIAGTHGKTTTTAMAAWVLTELGRSPSFIVGGVMNNLGVNAHAGNGNLFVIEADEYDYMFLGLKPQIAVVTSLEHDHPDLFPTLESMYETFEKFVDLLPADGTLIICAEDHGAASLVPHARKAGKNMISYAIEREVTINSPFWVMAREVKPNDRGGYDFFVHSNLVNSTDTGSTFVSLQVPGEHNVRNALAVLAIIDLLGLSRERAAKALANFTGTGRRFQLRGEVKGVSVFDDYAHHPTEIQATLAGARARYPGRRIWAVWQPHTYSRTQTLFLEFSRSFKDADEVIVTEVYAAREPKQEFTSAEIVSSMPHLSARYIETLTDVANYLIENLQPGDVVLVLSAGDADQVSEAVVRGLEER; this is translated from the coding sequence ATGACACACGTCCATTTCATCGGCATTGGGGGAAGCGGTCTTTCCGCCATCGCCCGCCTCCTGCTGGAGAGCGGATACGATGTCAGCGGCTCTGACCGCGCGATGACACCCTTTGCTGATGAAGTCCGCAAGGCTGGTGCCCGAGTCTATATTGGGCATCATCCGCGTAACATCGCGGACGCGGAATGGGTTGTGAGATCGTCTGCCATACCAGATGACAACCCTGAGGTATTGGCCGCACAGAGCGCAGGTATTCCTGTGTACAAGCGCGCTGATTTCCTCGGCCAATTGATGGAAGACAAGACCGGCATCGCTATTGCTGGAACACATGGAAAGACCACAACCACCGCCATGGCCGCCTGGGTATTGACCGAATTGGGACGTTCTCCATCCTTCATCGTTGGCGGCGTGATGAATAACCTCGGTGTCAATGCGCATGCAGGCAATGGCAACCTGTTCGTGATCGAAGCAGATGAATATGACTACATGTTCCTTGGCCTCAAGCCGCAGATAGCTGTGGTCACCAGCCTTGAGCACGACCATCCCGATCTCTTCCCAACACTTGAGTCGATGTACGAAACATTCGAGAAATTTGTAGACTTACTTCCCGCCGATGGGACACTGATCATTTGCGCTGAAGATCATGGCGCCGCTTCGCTGGTTCCGCATGCGCGCAAGGCTGGCAAGAACATGATCTCCTATGCCATCGAACGGGAAGTCACCATCAACAGCCCGTTCTGGGTGATGGCACGCGAAGTAAAACCAAACGACCGTGGTGGTTATGATTTCTTTGTGCATTCCAACCTCGTCAACTCCACTGACACCGGCTCAACCTTTGTCTCTTTGCAAGTGCCGGGAGAACACAATGTTCGCAATGCGTTGGCAGTTCTGGCGATCATTGATCTCTTGGGCTTATCGCGTGAACGTGCCGCCAAAGCGTTGGCAAACTTCACTGGCACCGGGCGTCGCTTCCAATTGCGCGGCGAAGTGAAAGGTGTCAGCGTCTTTGATGACTACGCTCATCATCCCACCGAGATACAAGCCACATTGGCCGGTGCGCGTGCCCGTTACCCTGGACGTCGCATTTGGGCTGTTTGGCAGCCTCATACCTACTCGCGCACGCAAACCCTCTTCCTTGAATTTTCCCGTTCGTTCAAAGATGCGGACGAAGTCATTGTTACCGAAGTCTATGCCGCACGCGAACCCAAACAGGAATTTACCTCAGCAGAGATCGTCAGCTCTATGCCGCACCTCTCTGCGCGTTACATTGAAACATTGACCGATGTTGCGAACTATCTGATCGAGAATCTTCAGCCCGGCGACGTTGTCCTTGTGCTTTCTGCCGGGGATGCAGATCAGGTCAGTGAAGCTGTTGTCAGAGGATTAGAGGAAAGGTAG
- a CDS encoding glycosyltransferase, with the protein MYPALAVHSALTSKVLDVDTLWVGGEGGMEEALVKRQGIAYQSIPAAGLHGVGLATLPRNIVKLTRGVFAARKILNDFQPDVLFFTGGFVAAPMAVAGRSIPSLLYVPDIEPGMALKSLAGFSDAIAVTTGQSQKFFKKKVIETGYPLRSDLAVWDRETAHRHLDISGKLPILLVFGGSKGARSINMAVLNNLRPLLEKFEIIHITGELDWTYVRHHREQLPVHLAFRYHTMPYLHEMGAALAAADLVLSRAGASTLGEFPLFALPAILVPYPHAWRYQKVNADHLTNRGAAIILEDQVLSNELMNTLNVLMENPNKLQAMRAAMFEMSHPRAADKIASILIGLAGE; encoded by the coding sequence GTGTATCCCGCGCTCGCCGTTCACAGCGCGCTAACGTCTAAAGTGCTGGATGTGGACACACTGTGGGTGGGCGGCGAAGGAGGCATGGAGGAAGCACTGGTCAAACGCCAGGGCATTGCCTACCAGAGCATTCCTGCCGCCGGTCTGCATGGTGTAGGTCTTGCCACCTTGCCGCGTAACATCGTCAAATTGACGCGCGGCGTTTTTGCGGCACGCAAGATCTTGAATGATTTCCAGCCAGACGTTTTGTTCTTTACCGGCGGTTTTGTGGCGGCGCCGATGGCCGTTGCAGGACGTTCCATTCCGAGCCTTTTGTACGTCCCTGATATTGAGCCAGGTATGGCGCTCAAATCACTTGCAGGATTTTCCGATGCGATCGCGGTCACGACCGGGCAATCGCAAAAGTTCTTTAAAAAGAAAGTTATTGAGACGGGATACCCGCTTCGTTCGGACCTGGCAGTTTGGGACCGCGAAACGGCCCATCGCCACCTCGATATCTCCGGCAAACTGCCTATCCTATTGGTTTTTGGTGGAAGCAAGGGAGCGCGCTCGATCAACATGGCTGTGTTGAACAACCTGCGCCCTCTGCTTGAGAAGTTTGAAATCATCCACATCACCGGTGAATTGGATTGGACCTATGTGAGACATCACCGTGAACAATTGCCGGTGCACTTAGCCTTCCGCTACCATACCATGCCCTACCTGCATGAAATGGGAGCGGCTCTCGCGGCGGCCGATTTGGTTCTCTCGCGAGCGGGCGCATCTACTCTAGGAGAGTTTCCGTTATTTGCACTGCCCGCCATCCTGGTCCCTTACCCGCATGCATGGCGCTATCAGAAAGTGAATGCAGATCACCTTACCAACCGAGGCGCCGCGATCATTTTGGAAGACCAGGTCTTGAGTAACGAATTGATGAATACTTTGAATGTTCTTATGGAAAACCCGAACAAACTGCAGGCTATGCGCGCCGCCATGTTTGAAATGTCCCACCCGCGTGCCGCAGATAAGATTGCCAGCATCTTGATCGGCCTGGCAGGAGAGTAA
- a CDS encoding phospho-N-acetylmuramoyl-pentapeptide-transferase — MTENNAFVLGLAMFSFIMTVIWGTPFLRVLRYFRIGKIIRVDEPGHHNVKMGTPTMGGILFIIPVVLLTGLLNAAKFIGFDTIGSSVLVPLIVMVAYGVLGALDDWEGIRGKRRGEGMTARAKFIGQVLLALGTAYVLKRYLDAPEMILPGIKNEIELGWWYVPIAAFIIVSESNAINFTDGLDGLAGLISATAFAAFGGIALMQGQVFLARFCFTVVGALFGFLWFNVHPAELFMGDTGSLSLGAALAVVALMTGQWPLLLVIAIIPLSEALSVVIQISYFKMTKGKRFFKMTPIHLHFELLGWSETQVVQRFWLIALLAAMVGIGLALV, encoded by the coding sequence ATGACCGAAAATAATGCCTTTGTATTAGGGCTTGCCATGTTCTCCTTTATCATGACGGTCATTTGGGGTACGCCGTTTCTCCGTGTGTTGCGATATTTTCGTATCGGCAAGATCATCCGTGTGGATGAGCCCGGTCATCACAACGTGAAGATGGGCACGCCAACCATGGGTGGCATATTGTTCATTATCCCCGTTGTCCTTTTGACAGGTTTGTTGAATGCCGCGAAATTTATTGGTTTTGACACCATTGGTAGTTCAGTGCTTGTGCCGTTGATCGTAATGGTTGCCTATGGTGTGCTCGGCGCCTTGGACGATTGGGAAGGCATTCGCGGGAAACGCCGTGGCGAAGGTATGACAGCTCGTGCCAAGTTCATAGGACAAGTGCTGTTGGCATTAGGCACAGCCTATGTGTTGAAACGCTACCTCGATGCGCCGGAGATGATCCTGCCCGGTATTAAAAATGAGATCGAATTAGGTTGGTGGTATGTGCCCATTGCGGCATTTATCATCGTCAGTGAATCCAACGCGATCAACTTCACCGATGGTTTGGATGGCCTGGCTGGTTTGATCTCTGCTACAGCCTTTGCCGCGTTCGGTGGCATTGCCCTCATGCAGGGACAGGTCTTCCTTGCACGTTTCTGCTTCACAGTAGTTGGCGCGTTGTTCGGTTTTCTGTGGTTCAACGTGCATCCCGCTGAACTTTTCATGGGCGATACCGGTTCGCTTTCTTTAGGCGCGGCCCTGGCGGTCGTAGCCTTGATGACCGGTCAATGGCCCCTCTTGCTTGTCATTGCCATCATCCCTTTGAGCGAAGCGTTGAGCGTTGTCATTCAGATCAGCTATTTCAAAATGACCAAAGGCAAACGCTTCTTTAAGATGACTCCCATCCATTTGCATTTTGAATTGCTTGGATGGAGTGAAACGCAGGTCGTGCAACGTTTCTGGTTGATCGCCCTTCTTGCCGCAATGGTCGGTATTGGATTGGCTTTGGTGTAA
- the murF gene encoding UDP-N-acetylmuramoyl-tripeptide--D-alanyl-D-alanine ligase has protein sequence MLTLADALEAITTFRPQAASVITEAVIDSRQTIPGSLFVAIPGEKADGHNYIGEAFKRGASFALTQRDVDASFRTFDLRTVSSTDFYTGIDFSIPLCLRVDNTVAALQQIARFWRRKLDLRVIGITGSVGKSTTKEMVAEVLSTRYRTLKSPGNLNNEIGLPLTMTRLGDGHQHAVMEMGFYVPGEIAFLCDIAQPQVGVVTNVGTVHAERAGSQEAIARGKAELVQALPPAPEGVAILNFDDPWVRKMEEKAKARVFFYGLSPEAHLWADRVEGLGLEGIRFRMHYQGETLHVKIPLIGRHSVHTALRAAAVGLVEGMNWQEIIEGLSQGHTQLRLAAVRSETGALLLDDTYNASPESMLAALNLLDELDGRKVAVLGDMLELGPYERGGHEMVGLRAGQIVDVLLTLGERAHIIADAARRGNGKKKTILEFKEFEPLVEWLKNNLTSKDVVLIKGSHGLRMDRITSLLEVRS, from the coding sequence ATGCTTACACTTGCTGACGCGCTCGAAGCCATTACCACGTTTCGCCCGCAAGCCGCATCGGTTATTACCGAAGCGGTGATCGATTCGCGTCAGACCATCCCCGGCTCGCTCTTTGTCGCCATTCCCGGCGAAAAAGCGGATGGACATAACTACATCGGTGAAGCGTTCAAGAGGGGGGCATCTTTTGCTTTAACTCAGCGGGATGTAGACGCTTCTTTCCGTACCTTTGACCTGCGTACCGTTTCTTCAACCGACTTCTACACTGGAATTGATTTCTCCATTCCACTCTGCTTGCGTGTGGATAACACCGTAGCGGCCCTGCAACAGATCGCACGTTTCTGGCGCCGCAAACTGGACCTGCGTGTGATCGGCATCACCGGCAGTGTCGGCAAATCGACCACCAAAGAGATGGTTGCCGAAGTGTTGAGCACGCGGTATCGCACGCTCAAAAGCCCTGGTAACTTGAACAACGAGATCGGCCTGCCGTTGACGATGACTCGCTTGGGCGATGGTCATCAACATGCTGTGATGGAAATGGGCTTCTACGTCCCCGGCGAGATCGCCTTCCTTTGTGATATTGCACAACCGCAAGTAGGTGTCGTGACCAATGTCGGCACCGTCCATGCGGAACGCGCTGGGTCACAAGAAGCCATCGCACGCGGTAAAGCGGAATTGGTTCAGGCGTTGCCCCCGGCTCCGGAAGGCGTGGCAATCCTCAACTTCGATGATCCGTGGGTCCGCAAAATGGAAGAAAAGGCAAAGGCCCGTGTCTTCTTCTATGGTTTATCTCCTGAAGCGCATCTTTGGGCTGATCGTGTAGAAGGACTTGGCCTCGAAGGTATCCGCTTCCGCATGCATTATCAAGGTGAGACTTTGCACGTGAAGATCCCGTTGATCGGGCGTCATTCCGTGCATACAGCTTTACGTGCCGCCGCTGTGGGCTTGGTCGAAGGTATGAACTGGCAGGAGATCATCGAAGGCTTGAGCCAGGGACACACGCAATTACGCCTCGCCGCCGTTCGCAGTGAGACCGGTGCATTACTGCTCGACGATACTTACAACGCCTCGCCTGAATCCATGTTGGCCGCGTTGAACTTGCTCGATGAATTGGATGGTCGCAAGGTGGCTGTGTTGGGCGATATGCTCGAACTCGGTCCCTATGAGCGTGGCGGACATGAAATGGTTGGCCTGCGTGCTGGGCAGATCGTGGATGTTCTACTCACCCTCGGCGAACGCGCACACATCATTGCTGATGCCGCTCGCCGTGGAAACGGAAAGAAGAAAACCATTCTGGAGTTCAAGGAGTTTGAGCCCCTTGTGGAATGGTTGAAGAATAATCTGACTTCGAAAGATGTTGTCCTAATTAAAGGTTCGCACGGTCTACGCATGGACCGTATCACCAGCCTGTTGGAGGTACGTTCATGA
- the murD gene encoding UDP-N-acetylmuramoyl-L-alanine--D-glutamate ligase, which translates to MKDWTGKRVLILGAARQGLALARWLSVHGAHVTLSDMHSAGELRVARESLAEFEITWVLGGHPLELLDTTDVLCLSGGVPLTLPIVAEAVSRGIPLSNDSQIFMEVVPCKTIGITGSAGKTTTTTLVGRMAKNAYGDKAYIGGNIGDPLINYVDGMKVDDVAILELSSFQLEQMTISPNVAAILNITPNHLDRHGTMEAYSVAKARILEFQSKSDVAVLGHDDKGAWSLQDKVNGKLFTFSLHELHEGLNGTYLHDGLLNLRDKSAYLPLISREKILLRGDHNVLNTLAAFAIGRAAGFPLDAMLEAVEGFRGVAHRLELVRELNGVRWYNDSIATAPERSIAAVRSFDEPIVLLLGGRDKDLPWEELIQLANERVDHIVLFGDAAEKIQKTVVGLGSGKTRFSVERASGLHEAVLKAAEVAEPGDVVLLSPGGTSYDEFKDFAERGERFSTWVQELS; encoded by the coding sequence ATGAAAGATTGGACCGGTAAACGCGTATTGATCCTCGGAGCCGCCCGTCAGGGACTTGCCCTGGCGCGCTGGCTTTCTGTTCATGGCGCACATGTCACCTTGAGCGACATGCATAGCGCAGGTGAATTACGCGTTGCTCGCGAATCATTAGCCGAGTTTGAGATTACCTGGGTTCTTGGTGGACATCCGCTTGAGTTGCTGGACACAACCGATGTGCTTTGTCTTTCTGGAGGAGTCCCGCTCACACTTCCCATTGTGGCTGAAGCGGTTTCGAGGGGCATTCCCCTCTCGAATGACTCACAGATCTTCATGGAAGTGGTCCCATGCAAAACCATTGGCATCACGGGTTCTGCCGGTAAGACTACAACAACAACCCTCGTTGGACGAATGGCGAAGAATGCATACGGCGATAAGGCTTATATCGGCGGCAATATTGGTGATCCGCTTATCAATTATGTAGATGGTATGAAGGTTGATGATGTCGCAATCCTTGAGCTATCATCCTTCCAATTGGAGCAGATGACTATCTCACCGAACGTGGCCGCGATCTTGAACATTACGCCGAATCACCTCGACCGTCATGGCACGATGGAAGCGTACTCTGTGGCAAAGGCGCGCATCCTTGAGTTTCAATCGAAGAGTGATGTTGCCGTTCTTGGCCATGATGATAAAGGCGCATGGAGTTTGCAGGATAAAGTGAACGGCAAGTTGTTTACGTTTAGCTTGCACGAACTCCATGAAGGTTTGAACGGTACGTATTTACATGATGGTTTGTTGAACTTGCGCGATAAAAGTGCATATCTGCCTTTGATCTCTCGTGAAAAGATATTGTTGCGTGGCGATCACAACGTGTTGAACACATTGGCGGCGTTTGCCATTGGTCGTGCCGCTGGCTTCCCATTGGATGCCATGCTGGAAGCTGTTGAAGGTTTTCGTGGAGTGGCGCACCGATTGGAGCTGGTCCGTGAGTTGAACGGTGTGCGCTGGTACAACGACTCGATTGCCACTGCACCCGAACGCAGCATAGCGGCTGTTCGTTCGTTCGATGAGCCGATCGTGCTGTTACTCGGTGGCCGCGATAAGGATCTTCCATGGGAAGAATTGATCCAGCTTGCGAATGAACGTGTGGATCATATCGTCCTGTTTGGTGATGCGGCAGAAAAGATCCAGAAAACAGTAGTAGGCCTCGGGTCCGGTAAGACGCGGTTTTCTGTCGAGCGTGCGAGTGGTTTGCATGAGGCAGTCCTCAAGGCCGCTGAAGTGGCCGAGCCGGGTGATGTCGTATTACTTTCACCGGGCGGCACGAGTTACGATGAATTCAAGGATTTTGCAGAACGCGGAGAAAGGTTTAGTACATGGGTGCAAGAACTTTCGTAA
- the murB gene encoding UDP-N-acetylmuramate dehydrogenase, producing MKKSKDDMVVAVRPIDVLYAKLGDAVKENVSLAPYTSARIGGPADILLTADTAAELARIVKLLWKLEMPFTLLGGGSNMLISDRGVRGVVVLNRAKGVKFNTGDQPSVTAESGVIFSNLANRCASKGLSGLEWAATVPGTIGGAVYGNAGAFGGDVAGDLISVELLTENGKATFNVEQMGYGYRTSILKRGELKAIVLSAELALKNSTKEDVTVKIQQFSAHRKATQPPGASMGSMFKNPPGDYAGRLIEAAGLKGTRIGNAEISPLHGNFFINHDNTKAEDIRALIDLVQKTVKEKEGVDLELEVEFVGEWNA from the coding sequence GTGAAAAAAAGTAAAGACGATATGGTAGTTGCTGTCCGCCCGATTGATGTGTTGTACGCCAAACTTGGCGATGCGGTGAAGGAGAACGTTTCCCTTGCACCCTATACTTCTGCGCGCATCGGCGGACCGGCAGATATTTTGCTCACAGCAGATACTGCCGCAGAATTAGCACGTATCGTGAAGTTGTTGTGGAAATTGGAGATGCCGTTCACTTTGTTAGGCGGCGGCTCAAACATGTTGATCAGTGATAGAGGTGTGCGCGGCGTTGTGGTTTTGAATCGGGCGAAGGGAGTTAAATTTAATACCGGCGACCAGCCGTCCGTTACGGCTGAATCGGGAGTCATCTTTAGCAACCTCGCCAATCGCTGTGCGTCCAAAGGCTTATCAGGACTCGAATGGGCGGCGACAGTCCCCGGCACGATCGGTGGTGCGGTGTATGGCAATGCCGGTGCGTTCGGCGGTGATGTGGCCGGTGACTTGATCTCTGTTGAGTTGTTAACTGAAAATGGAAAAGCAACGTTCAATGTTGAACAAATGGGGTATGGTTACCGCACCAGCATACTGAAACGCGGTGAATTGAAAGCGATAGTACTTTCGGCTGAGTTGGCGTTAAAAAATTCAACCAAAGAGGATGTGACTGTTAAAATTCAACAATTCAGCGCTCACCGCAAAGCGACTCAACCTCCCGGCGCAAGCATGGGTTCGATGTTCAAAAATCCGCCCGGTGATTATGCAGGCAGGTTGATCGAAGCCGCGGGATTGAAAGGCACTCGCATCGGTAACGCTGAGATCAGCCCGTTGCACGGAAATTTCTTTATCAATCATGACAATACGAAAGCGGAAGATATTCGCGCCTTGATCGACCTTGTGCAGAAAACAGTAAAAGAGAAGGAAGGCGTAGATTTGGAACTGGAAGTTGAGTTCGTTGGAGAATGGAACGCGTAA
- a CDS encoding CvpA family protein, producing the protein MMSIVYVFWMYVILFAVIGAMRGWAKELLVAFSVVLSLALNHVLRKYIPLARDLPETDASLFWVRTIILLVLVYFGYQTVVSIPHLASRAARERLQDTLFGAFLGGLNGYLVAGSILYYVHIADYAFQKVIIKPTDPDLLQRVNQMMLYMPPQLLGEPGIYFAIILAFVFVLVVYI; encoded by the coding sequence ATGATGAGCATTGTGTATGTCTTTTGGATGTATGTCATTCTCTTCGCCGTGATCGGCGCCATGCGCGGTTGGGCGAAAGAATTGCTGGTGGCTTTTAGTGTGGTTCTTTCTTTGGCGCTCAATCATGTCCTTCGCAAATACATCCCGCTCGCCCGTGACCTCCCTGAGACGGATGCATCCCTCTTCTGGGTGCGGACGATCATCTTGTTGGTGTTAGTGTATTTCGGTTATCAGACGGTTGTCAGTATTCCACATCTGGCTTCGCGTGCGGCGCGAGAACGCTTACAGGATACGCTCTTCGGCGCCTTCCTTGGCGGATTGAATGGATACCTCGTAGCTGGCTCGATCTTGTACTACGTCCATATCGCAGATTATGCCTTTCAGAAGGTCATCATCAAACCGACCGATCCAGATCTGCTACAAAGAGTTAACCAGATGATGTTATACATGCCGCCTCAACTCCTTGGAGAACCCGGTATCTACTTCGCCATCATTCTGGCATTTGTATTTGTTCTAGTCGTTTATATCTAA
- a CDS encoding cell division protein FtsW, whose translation MGARTFVNDRVSFSFSRNWRRGVDMPLLLVVIALLVFGLIMLYSASFDFSFNEYGSATYMFNRQLLWLGMGVLAALLLSLFDYHHWRRMVLVAMLGTIGLLVTVLIVNEIRLGASRTLVHGSYQPSELAKLMAVIYLSVWLYAKRQFLHDVTFGLIPLGVILGIIGGLIYLQPDLSAAGTVLILGGLLFFLAGADIRQIAFLLVLALFMGWIVVQFSATGQDRVGTFLAGLKNPTNASYHVQRSFEAIIKGGVFGVGLGQADTKLTGLPFAPTDSIFAVVAEELGLFGSFILLVLYGTLIWRGLVIARRAPDMLGTLLASGMTFWIGIEALINMSVMVGLMPFAGNALPFVSAGGSNLVSTLCAIGIMLNISRQSSEHTMLEDNEWRSFGAVIDLRRGNGRRSVSRARRSQRANV comes from the coding sequence ATGGGTGCAAGAACTTTCGTAAATGATCGTGTATCGTTTTCGTTTTCGCGCAACTGGCGGCGCGGCGTGGATATGCCGTTGCTGTTGGTTGTGATCGCGTTGCTCGTGTTCGGCTTGATCATGTTGTACTCTGCCTCGTTTGATTTTTCATTCAATGAGTACGGTTCTGCCACCTACATGTTCAATCGCCAATTGTTGTGGCTTGGGATGGGTGTGTTGGCTGCGCTCCTGCTTTCTTTGTTCGATTACCATCACTGGCGCAGGATGGTGTTGGTGGCCATGCTTGGCACGATCGGTTTATTGGTGACCGTGTTGATCGTAAATGAGATTCGCCTGGGTGCTTCACGTACATTGGTGCATGGCTCGTACCAACCTTCTGAGCTTGCCAAGTTGATGGCGGTTATTTATCTTTCGGTGTGGCTGTATGCCAAGCGGCAATTCTTACATGATGTGACGTTCGGCCTGATACCTCTGGGTGTGATCCTTGGGATCATCGGCGGCTTGATCTACTTGCAACCAGATCTGAGTGCGGCCGGTACAGTGCTGATCCTTGGTGGGTTATTGTTCTTCCTTGCTGGCGCTGACATTCGACAGATCGCTTTTCTGTTGGTGCTTGCGCTCTTCATGGGATGGATCGTTGTGCAGTTCAGCGCGACTGGTCAAGACCGTGTGGGTACCTTCCTTGCCGGTCTGAAAAATCCGACAAACGCTTCTTATCATGTCCAACGCTCGTTCGAGGCGATCATCAAAGGCGGTGTCTTTGGCGTAGGGTTGGGTCAGGCTGATACCAAGTTGACCGGTTTACCCTTTGCTCCCACCGATAGCATCTTTGCTGTTGTAGCCGAAGAGCTTGGTTTGTTCGGTTCTTTTATTCTTTTGGTTTTATATGGCACACTCATCTGGCGCGGACTTGTGATCGCGCGCCGCGCCCCCGATATGCTTGGAACACTTCTCGCTTCCGGTATGACATTTTGGATCGGCATCGAAGCGTTGATCAACATGTCGGTTATGGTTGGTCTCATGCCTTTCGCAGGGAACGCGTTACCGTTCGTCAGTGCAGGTGGCTCAAATTTGGTTTCAACTCTTTGCGCCATCGGTATCATGTTGAACATTTCACGTCAGAGCAGTGAACACACCATGCTCGAAGATAACGAATGGAGGTCTTTCGGTGCGGTTATTGATTTGCGCCGGGGGAACGGGAGGCGGAGTGTATCCCGCGCTCGCCGTTCACAGCGCGCTAACGTCTAA